The nucleotide sequence tttgggACTTGTTcatattgtaaacataaaaaatatcaacattaaagttatggaagccagaactagtgtcctcgcaatgccgggaGATTGCGgaggttttgtcttcccgcaaaTTATATCAGgtaattgctcttaccttagatccccggggtgcggggttattcacgggattttaccaccagttcgttcccgcagggcagggattttaccggggactggctggaccgaaagtcaaagtacctgATGTTCccggggggggcgtggttacaattgactggtgcatactttacatgttctttttctgaagacgctttgtgctcactttttgttttctagccaagaatgaaaatcaataatcagtcagagatacagtatggtgatgcattgttgttgatatatcaatataaacttctgaaatatttgagggaaaggtatttggttatataatttacaagtgtaacttttgagttttatttaacaatgcagtgccgaatattgtggtgatagaattgatttaatttgtattaatcagttgacttgtggcgtttagggaacaaaattaaaatcaaaatatttaataaagttccattatcacccaatgttgtggaacagtgaagtaatgaagatttaacatCACAAGAGTCTTTCTCAAATTTTCTCAAAtactgtccaggcttttttatgcttaagaataactaacctgGCAATGTTAGAAcagaaatcgtcttggcatgGGATTGGATCACAaggatcattatgcaccagtcaattgaaaccaaggctcccacatccgggggtataccggggatagccgtcgaaatgggccatgtttttaccagtaggccccacagtgccgggtcttcccggaaaatacagtgtggatggggcttaacctaatgtcccttgggtgcgggtgCATTTGGTGGGGACATATCCACCGGattatctccgcagggcggggaatttagctggggttggctggaccgaaaataaaagtccccgctattccgggaccgggggggcatggttacaatagactgatgcattagcttgtgtattcagattcAGGGTTTTGGTGCGCAGTTGAAAAATTAACTAATTGTCTAATTCCATATTAAACgttaagaatataaatttatttatacaagttatattttacagtccaaatcaaagatacattgtacTATCCAAcgcaaaaaatgtttgtttattcaagtaaatacaGCAATCCTCataccaaggaactgcagtattgcttaaccagcttaattaacattatgagttggagttcaaattgctgcaattaaaggcacatctatttttcagaattattcaaactctgatttagcaaccttattatagttatatgaactacttttgcaaaatgaaagcttttttagatttacaaggacgggtgaaaagtatttgccaaatgtactgcaacacctggtACATGTTGCCTACGAATACAacaaattctaggcactccaaatcttacagtactattcaattcgaattgcctgaaaagaaagcttcttgattctacattcaacatctctCTGTATGACATCTTGGACCagggaatcatgaacctacaaccttttgcaactattgagatagggagctatcaggacagtgacagaggacaatacaagaatggtcaactgctgcatttattgagttatctaatgcatacaaattaagacggagaaaataattctcatttttccaaactacttccttagcatcttgtatgtagtctaacatgtagttgtcttttacaatgattgttcaaagttacaatggccctgtgggttaaagatgctctgtccatggggtaacaggttttgtacataatagggttataagtactgcgttttgatccaggaggttgtattcgactcaagtagatttttgcagattcggttttcacaaggcacaagccgagtaaaatcaaaatctacaaaaactaccagaatcgaatatgacattccgccatatccggatcaaaacgcagtactaataattcttttattatatacattactgattagatcacttagaagccacatctttacagaataaattgcatttttaggatgcactcattggtttaatgacatcaatttaatattgcgcaacatacttgttatgacgtgacgtcacaagagtggtatatggccgtattgcactggagcggaatatgggttcaagtattttgtgatatgtattgcatgtggatttatgatgggtatataataaagaatatgattatgtttggtattccattctcacaagcagtgtgatgaactgctgacaccatgttatgaaatttgatggtcaatgtatttaaaagacatttcaatatttcatacttgataaacgatattcatctcatcttagtctactcaaattgctttgtacaaaagtctgcagcagtaataagaatagcatgagacagaaggcagtgcctaatatttatcaacagcactaagttatcatggtaacattttatattaattgaatacCAATCACTAATTAAGAgtgagaaaataattcttcacttttcaaataaaaactacttcctaatagcattgtgcaTGGAGTCTGACatacgtgtacaatgtagatgtcttttacaaagattgttcaaagtatggccctgtggtttaaagctcccctgaaaaagaggtgacgggttttctatatagtatataattacatcattgaaaatcttctctgaaactgcaaataacagacctttgatataaaagatttgatcaaattaaagaagtatgtgtactttggttaacatacgccaaacacgtaaattaatttgtacaagtctgattaaacgactttgagaaattcaaaagaactatgactttatctgatttaacgctttagccccaCACCCCGcccccctcactctacacacacttcacgagatttttcaaatttcctttgcagcttgcaagcaatttaagtcaaaagtttaagctagcccattaaacagtgaccccttgtgatgtgagccgattttttcaatgcttagaacatggttgtcaacattcccctaaatgaagccctagtccatcagtgctttcagcactttgattttgttattCGAGGGCAAAGGGAAAGCGAGCAGGTTTTAGATCGTATGCGTCAAAATGAGACTGACGACGGAAGCAGTTTtgaatttacataaaaaaatatgtgtatcatttcAACAAATGTATTGAGTTTATTCCATATATGtcaaaattgttaataaatttgtAGTCAACAATCACGAGCTAGTCATctttaataacaaaacagtatctttcaaactatttaaattaaGTTACGATGCATAAAGAATCAAACATCTTTCGAACCATGCGCCTTAATGtttttcgaaaataaaataCCGCATGTGAAACGTAGAAAATGTTGCGCTTTTCACTATGATAATCAATGACAGGGGTATCAATCAAGCCGAGACTATAATAATTCCAGAATGTCTTTGGGGTCCTAAACTGCATCCAAAGTAGGAGTCCCATCAATCGTTTTAGCGAGTTCACAACCTTTGATTATATCATCGATTGACGCAAATCACGCTTCCATCTATGGCGCTTGACAATTGTTCACGaaactttgtaaacattttgtaatgaCGTGGAATGTCTCACtttgtggttttgttttcggtAAATAATGTATGTTATATCTTAATTCAACTTAACAATATTTCCGAAATCGCTTGAGAAATGCTAATTTCGGAAACCTTGTTAGTATGGAGAGATGTGGGTATGAGAGTGGTTagtttaaatttcttttgataaCGATTTTGAAACAAGTTTGATATCACGATCGTTGGCACGAAGCTACTCATGAGTGTTCGTGTGCTGTTCGGTAGATCGGAGTAAACTGATGCAACGAACTTGTCCGGATCAGTGACCGCCAATCAAACTTACATGGACCAAAGCAATGCATTTTGATGAGTTACAACCCGTTCAtgcttttttatgaataatacattcGTGATTTTTTACAAAACTTGAGATGCATAAATTTTACGTTTATCTCAATCTTGTTTGTGCCAATGTATGGCGTTACACTGAGATTTCTccaattccaaaataatatttactgaCACATTTAAGGTAAGCTTTGTTAATAAGTCAAGATAATTGCTTTATAATGGCAgacatttgatattaaacataaatacaataatggAGTAGGATTATATAACGCCCATCTATCTACTTGTTGCCAATAATGTTCCTTAAACATTCCCGCGGTTATGCTTCCTCTGTTGGCATTAATCTCAATATGCAAGCTTCGTGTCACGTTAAAAAGAGCAACGCAATGAATTTCCTGAAAAAACCTTGAGCACATGTCTAATACAACTTTATTCCATTATCGTTCCCATTTATCGCGTGACTGAAATCTTTTTTCGCACTCCAGAATAGTTTTATAAGGTTGACGACCTCGTTTTGAGGCCAGGAATATTGAGCAGAGACAAATTTGCTTTAGATGAGCAGGTTCTGGTTATTGTTTTGCAAACTCAGTGTGCAAATGACGGCTGGTTGCTATGACAAAGGCAATGGCTATACAATACGTCATTGGTCGGGATAAAAGGCAAAGGCCCAAAGAAGGCTACATGTAAATGAAAAGGTCATAATTTTCTAATttatttgcttctttttcaatacatttaaagtaaactttaGAGTATGGATGTATTTTGCTATTTGATTACATGTTACTACAAAACTACATAACCTTTGGGTCTTAAGATGACTCAGATTGTGCAGAACTAACCGTGTTAGCAAAACGAGCCTAGACAATGACCATGCCACTGTTGAATTGGAATGTGGTCAATTACAATTACAAATTGGTTTAAGATTGTAGTTTCATTCGGTGCAGATTTGAATACCTTTAGACCAAAAAAAAAGATGGAACCAAGCTTTTCAAATGGcagatttatttttacattttcattttcgatataaggcctaaaaaaatatgtttggttagggttacatccttttcaaaaataggtagggtcggaaggctttttttattaggtttatataagaatgtcattttcatcaaagTAGTATAGGGTTAAAGTTATCTTCAGtgtaagcatttaaggttttaaactacatattgagaGTCGGTaggtttgtgtgtttttttaggttttaattttttttcaaactgactataaaaacggtagggtcggcacctattccgtaggtagggtcgggttacccgaaccaaatgtatttttgttaggCCTAAAGCATCAAAGAAGGAAATACAAAAGGTAACTCTAGAGTTTGATCGAAAGTTACACGTACCATAAATCACTAAAACATGATTCTACCCTTTGAAACTTGTTTGGTAAAGCTGCAATTATTTGAAGCCTCTGCACAGGACCATCATGTCTAAtcttttgaaagtattttcTTGCAACCTAGGTAACCAATGCCAAGCAACGCAATGACCACTCCTATCTTCAAGGTCACTTTTCCTGCAGCCCTGAGTTTTTGTCGAACAACAATGCCAGTCATTCTATACATCGTTTCCTTCGCCTTTATAATGGTTGTTTTTTGTTCATCCGTATGTAGTAATCAAAGACACCTTTACGCTTTTCTATCGAGAAATAGCGTCTACTGACCCCAATTGTTGCTAAGCGAATCATTAATACGGCGAGAGTAATATCAGCTGCTGTAAACTCAGGACCAAACAGCCACGTTTCCTGTCCACTTCCGTTCTCTGCGAAATAAAGTATGTTTCGATGTCATAAAATTTTCATACAGACCATCAAGACGATTGTTTACACGCATGAGGTATCAATGGTACcaaatttagtttattttccaaaaaagttcaaataacatgtcgttttcataaaaacaaacaaatatcaaagcatacttaaatattaaaatatacgCATACCCTTTGCTGTCTTCTGAATTCTTTCTTCAAGTTTATCAAACACAGGTTCCAGATTGTCGAGACATTTCCCAACATCGTTTTCATCGAGAACACGTGCATGTCTTCTACTGGACCTGCCCAGTTTCTTCTCGAAGCATTCCCGTAGTTCTGGTTTACAGGTGAGCAGTTGTCGTCTGTATGCGTCCTCTCGAGCGGTCCAAGAAGAATCTTTCGGAGAAAAGAATTGAGATGGAATTActctttttgtttttcgtttgtGTACTACTGGAAGGACATGAGTACCGGTATTTACCCATATTAGGAAAAGCGGATTAAAATCGTATCATTTGAGATGATACTTGTAAAACAAATCTTTTGTTTCGTTTTGGATATTTTACTTGTCAGATTCGGACTAGAGGGATTTTAACTATTCTTTTTCGGTTAAAATGGTTGATCAGCCACGGTCGATCTTTGTAATTTGTGATGTACTTTCGGTGAGCACTAACGCCGTAAGAGATGACGTCAACGGGAATATCGTCCAAAAGCTCGCGCAGATGGCGAACATCAGCACCAAGTTCAGTCTCCACATCTGGCACCAAACGAGGGCCTGCAAACCAAACGTTATTAACGTGgcataaaatatttctttgaccCATAGTACACAGCGGTTAAAAATAGACTTGCTGTGTGGTTTATAGTTCGAAACGTTTAAAGATACAATGCACTCttgctcccaaataagatttaccacaattgttacaattgttttaatatactgaAAGGATGGGTAAATATCgacaacaatggttcttatgaaggacaccgagtttaatttgaaagaaaggtgcagaaaacacggtatttttaccttaatagatgatagtagatcacagtaaatattttagcacgcaccaatcatttaatatttgtgcattttcagctattaaatacaaggtcACACTTTTGTTATccgtaattaatatttccataaaagatatctaaaacaaataaagagaTACCCGAATTAAATGTTGAATCCACAACATCGATGATATTCTCTGACTCTGTGGAATATGTGTCTCCAAGTTTGAGAACCGGAACCCCGCCCCAGGAGTTGATCTTTAAATACCATTCCGCATTCTGTTCTTCTGCCAGTATGTTTATAATATGCTCATTCAATGCCTTTCTCGAAGAGGGACAAAAACACCTGGAACATTTCATAACGAGTAAAATACCATATCAGTCCAAGTGTTTAACTTCCcttctttcatttaaatttcaaaaccagCTTATCTTAAGTCTTCTTTGCATAATTcaaacaattcaatgttttagactaagatacagtgtgtgtataccacgtgataaattacgtcatatatactacgtcggaaggcaagattttgcttaaaatgaagacttaaatcaaagacaacttttcttttactacaccattttaaataaaacaaagggcaatctatgccgtttaaagagccccgccttcgttttgtTACCGAAGTTTGACtaattttatcaaacacttcgacaaacctgtttccaaaatatagTTTAATTGACAGTGcttcgtcagacggccgtattgtgaaaaggtttgtcaaagcgtttgaagaaactaaactctcaatcaagcTCTGTCTCcgtaagaggcgtagactgcgctatgtttcattttaaatggtgaagaaatagtgaagtttgttgttttaagtcttcattcgaagcaaaatattgccttccgattatttatgacgcaatttatcacgtggtatacacacactgagtttcatcaaacactttgacaaacctgtttccaaaataatgttttgacaatgctccgtcagacggccgtattgtgaaaaggtttgtcgaagtgttttaagaaactaaactctcaatcaaattctggttaaagaCCGAAAGTGTGGCTCCGTaggcggcgtagactgcgctatgtttcatttaaaatggtgaagaaatagtgaagttatctttattaaagtatttttcaaatcaaattagtgccttccgacgtagcatttatgacgcaatttatcacgcgGTATACACAGACACTGTAAGTGATTTGCAGTAAACTCTGCTCATAACAAACTTCCCGAGTCAGGAATAAATGTTAATCCCCTATTTTTTATACCCATAATAAATCTGCATGCACGACCGTATTTCAACCTACTGGCGTCAAAAAGTGAcgcaaaacaacaacaaaatagtgcgtcatTTAAATTCCATTTACTATGCAGTTTGTGTTTTAagtgatttatatatgttatgttaagcGTATATATTATTATTGGTATTGGATTTTGTTCCAGAATGTCGTATTTGACCCTCGTGGATTtgtgcagattttgatttcactccgCTAGCTCCGCATGAAATCCAAATTTGCAAAAACTAGAGTCAAAATAAATCAACGCATCAAAACGCAGCAGTAATAAATCATTATCATTGATTTGtagtaaagaaaaaatatttcaaatattagaTTTTTATTGTTACGGAATCAGTTTATGGCTTATTTCTATCGCGGCTCAGAGttgctaataaaaatgatgttgaCACTACGAATATTCGACAACATTGTATGGATGTGACACAGTGTATACAGTGTGAAAAGTATGATACCTGTACGCTGTAAACAGCGATCGTAAaaacaatgttcattttttagaaAGCTTAGTTTGTATCTTGCATAGTGGCTGCTTAATTGTTAACCCGCCACATTCAACGGCTTTTTAAGGAGCTCATGGGTATCAAGAGGGAAAAGGAGGGTGGtgggggatggggggggggggggctacgCAGGTTTAAGAAATTGTTAAGTGTTATTGTTTAACAACTTATGTATGATACGATTATAAAGGGTGAAGGAAAATTCGCAATGCAACCGGGGTCGGGGAAGGGGCCCGGTTTATACCTGTGAGCTCAGTCTAGTGCATATGTACTTATTAATGAAGCGATATTGAATTTGAACCCTGCAACAAATACAATCAATACTGAGCTTATATAACaaatcaacaataacaacatatttcatgacacaaaaaaaataaaacgttacAATGATTACCTTTTGCGAGTAATATGATGCCGGTGCATAATATAAAACCACTTTCTGTGACATTTTCTGATAATTTTATTGTACAGTATGTGTTAACAattgaccttaacctttgaacATTGAGGTGAAAGCCCGCTGTATTTATACCGAGTATTCACGGTGCGCGTTGTCAGATAAAATAGAAGATGTTTTATTAATCATCATGGTTCATGATTCTTATCAATGTGCGAGGCGTCTGATTGGTTTATAgggatttttttgtttatgttagtAAGTACAAATGCTGTATTTTTTGTAAGAAAACTTTGCCTTCTAATTTCTAGGTGTCACATAATATATAAGTGTTTTGAATGTGTCCGTCCAATGTAAGTTCTTGCGTTTGGGAGTTTACTATATCGGTGTTGGAAATATATTAGGAATTAAAATCAAAGTCGACGATAAACAATCTAGCATACATTTCATATCCTTAAAGAATGACTACATgattatgtgttttatatgatGTTGTTCTAGTTGTAAATATTGATGAGTCTTAAATAGTATGCATCTAAATAAGATTGATCGGCGAAGCAGTtttgaatttacattaaagcaGATATTTGCATCATTTAACCAATACTGTTTTTGAGGTGAAGTTCCGGAATTCGTGACTGTTGCTTCTTTTCCGGCTCAACGTATGTAGTCAAGCATCGTCTGTAGTTATAATACATTCTGTGAAGGATTTGTGGGCTTCCACCCTCGCAAGAAACTCGACGGACGCTGCCACCCGTTGATCTTCTGGGTCATATACGTTTCATAGTCATGTCGTCCGTAAGAACTCGATACACCGAGGTTTACTTAAATCAGTTAATTCTGTAATTCCGAAAAGTCTGCCTTCGATCAGAAAATAAACACGTTTTAATCTTTTGTGCGACATTTTCTGTTATGGACTTCGGACAATCCGTTTTTCGTCTCCGATAACTCCATGCATAAAGACGCTCAATGGTATTTGTAAATTACCGTTCTTGAGacattcataaatatttcatttatcttcAGAAGGTCAATAGTCTGTAGTGGTGTCATCCCGGTATCTAAACAAAACATAACGACGCCAGTTTTGTACGCCAAAACACCTGACATGCACCTGATATGCAAAACAACTGTTTATGACGGTGCcttgtttaaatgttcataGTTATTGATGGCGTTCACCTTTTATTTAGCGAAGGTAATTTATCATTTCAAGTGATATATTAAACTTTGGCGTGACATCCGTTCCTTTTAACACGATTACTGCTACATCAACAGATTCCGCTTATGTTTgctttaaattgaaaacttGTACATCAGAAAATGAACTCCACCAATTGCTTTTCCCGTATTATAGTCTGTTGATCTCATTAATTATACAAACCAAATCTTCTTTTCACCATGCATTTCTTCTATACATGACTAATTTTAACTAAACTTTGTTATGGCTTGAAAGCGCCCACTGAATAATTTGGTTTAGCATTGATGTATACGACCATAAATGAGTTTATGGACGGAAAGCTTGAGATGTTAATTAGCCTgtgaacaattgttttaacattgttCTAATCGCTTTCTGGCCACGCTTTTATTCGCGAGTGTTCGTGTGCTGATGGGAAGACCGCAGTAGCCGAACACAACCCAATTGTCCTGCTTGGTGCCTACAAACCAACCTCACATGGGCCCATTACATGCATTTGATGGCACTCAAATATATATTCCTTTTTAAAGCGTGTATGATTAGTTCCTGTAGTTCACGCCAAAGAATCTTTGGTGGATATTAAGACGCAGAGTTTGGCACATGATTCTTGGATATGATTCAGTATAGATTGAATTACATATGGATTACTTCAGTTTAACCCGTACTGATGGGTAATGTCGTCATGATGTTGCCGTGAACACAGGAGTATCCTAGTTGGGCTTAATGAGTTTATCTACCATTTCTGGTGATGATgtatattgtgttaaatctaaatattttcaactttacTTTAGATATAGCATGTTTTTGCTAGATAGGCTCGATTTTGTGCTTCTTATGaatataatgtttcataaaGACAATATTACACATATATCGCATATCCAAATATTTAAACccatattttcacataattttattttattacttttcaatACTAGTTTTATGATAAGATGTAACCCTATCGTCTACCTATGCTGGAAATGTATTCTTATAACATAAAACTGTTGAAGGAAACAGGTAcaatcattataataaaaacatccaCTCGAAACACTGAAAGGATGAGTAAGTGTCgacaacaatggttcttatgaaggaatccgagtttgatttaatttacaTCTGTACCCATTTAGTGATCGTGTCCCCCTGTATGGACGCAATTGCTTTCATCTTAGTTCAATACAAAAAGTATTATTggcattatttgaaatgttttatccTGCATATTATATTAAGTTATTTACGAGTATTATACAACCGTTAAACATTCAAATCAATCCATCTTATATATAATTCGATATCTAATAACCACAAACACCACAGTAAGGTTACACTTTAGTGTATCTATAGTCGTTGCAGCATTGTTAGTATGTCTTcacaatttatttgaataatatccAGCAGACTGCTAAAAGGCAATTATGAGTTG is from Mya arenaria isolate MELC-2E11 chromosome 9, ASM2691426v1 and encodes:
- the LOC128246400 gene encoding ganglioside-induced differentiation-associated protein 1-like, which gives rise to MWRLNLVLMFAICASFWTIFPLTSSLTALVLTENSSWTAREDAYRRQLLTCKPELRECFEKKLGRSSRRHARVLDENDVGKCLDNLEPVFDKLEERIQKTAKENGSGQETWLFGPEFTAADITLAVLMIRLATIGVSRRYFSIEKRKGVFDYYIRMNKKQPL